In the Hordeum vulgare subsp. vulgare chromosome 7H, MorexV3_pseudomolecules_assembly, whole genome shotgun sequence genome, one interval contains:
- the LOC123408986 gene encoding receptor-like serine/threonine-protein kinase SD1-8 isoform X2, with protein sequence MDWSSLTCSAIVLIILFLPFGASDDRLVPGKPLTPGTTIVSDGGDFALGLFSSGSMQSNLYLGIWYNGIPELTMVWVANRETPLTNSTSSAPTLSLTSTSNLVLSDGDGSRVVWTTDVASSSSSSPEAVLLNTGNLVIQSPNGSRVWQSFDHPTDTFLPGMKMRIRYRTRAGERLVSWKEAGDPSPGSFSYGCDPATSIQMFLWDGSRPVYRSTPWTGFQVKSEGEHLITNTSAIVISLAFVNTDEESYTMFSVSEGAWHTRFVLTYSGKLQFQSWNSSSSAWVVFGQWPRHKCNHYGYCGLNGYCDETVSPIPTCKCLDGFKPTSTEEWDNNKFWKGCQRREALQCGDGFVPLSGMKPPDKFMLVGNTSLKECAAACSRNCSCMAYAYANLSSSIASGDMTRCLVWVGELVDIGRLGSSTASDTLYLRLAGLGAASGKRTRSNAVKVVLPVLGSIVLILVCISIAWLKFEGKDNQEKHKKLPSDGSSGLEFPFVRFEEIALATHEFSETCMIGLGGFGKVYKGTLGGQEVAIKRLNDSRKHLLDWGTRLTIIKGVAKGLLYLHEDSRLTIIHRDLKAGNVLLDAEMKPKIADFGMARIFGDNQENANTQRVVGTFGYMAPEYAMQGIISTKSDIYSFGVLLLEIVTGMKRSSTSHARGFPSLIIYSWNMWKDGKAEELADSSIIDTCLLDEVLLCIHVALLCVQENPKDRPHMSSVVFTLENGSTTLPIPSRPAYFLGQSTELEQLRNNIQNSVNTLTLTGIEGR encoded by the exons ATGGATTGGTCATCTCTCACCTGTTCAGCAATCGTCCTGATCATTCTGTTCCTGCCGTTCGGTGCCTCTGACGACCGGCTTGTCCCTGGCAAGCCACTCACCCCCGGCACAACCATTGTCTCGGATGGCGGTGACTTCGCCTTGGGCCTCTTCTCATCTGGCTCGATGCAGTCCAACCTGTACCTCGGCATCTGGTACAACGGCATCCCCGAGCTCACCATGGTGTGGGTCGCCAACCGGGAAACCCCACTCACGAACAGCACTTCCTCCGCGCCGACGCTCTCCCTCACCAGCACATCCAATCTTGTTCTCTCTGATGGTGATGGCAGTCGTGTTGTTTGGACAACTGACGTGGCTTCCTCGAGCTCGTCTTCACCAGAGGCGGTGCTTCTGAATACTGGTAACCTCGTCATCCAGTCACCTAATGGCAGCAGGGTTTGGCAGAGTTTTGACCACCCGACCGACACGTTCCTACCTGGCATGAAGATGCGGATCAGGTACAGGACACGCGCCGGTGAGCGCCTGGTGTCCTGGAAAGAAGCCGGAGACCCTTCTCCTGGGAGCTTCTCCTACGGCTGCGATCCGGCCACGTCCATCCAGATGTTCCTCTGGGATGGGTCGCGCCCGGTGTACCGCAGCACCCCGTGGACCGGGTTCCAGGTGAAGAGCGAGGGCGAGCACCTGATAACCAACACCAGCGCCATCGTCATATCCCTGGCCTTCGTCAACACTGACGAGGAGAGCTACACGATGTTTAGTGTCTCTGAGGGTGCGTGGCACACCAGGTTCGTGCTGACCTACTCCGGCAAGCTCCAGTTCCAAAGCTGGAATAGTAGCTCTTCCGCATGGGTAGTCTTTGGGCAGTGGCCACGCCACAAATGCAACCACTACGGCTACTGCGGCCTGAATGGCTACTGTGACGAGACAGTGTCACCTATTCCGACATGCAAGTGCCTTGACGGTTTCAAGCCGACGAGCACTGAGGAGTGGGATAACAACAAGTTCTGGAAAGGGTGCCAACGGAGAGAGGCGCTGCAGTGTGGCGATGGTTTTGTGCCCTTGTCGGGGATGAAGCCACCGGATAAGTTCATGCTCGTCGGTAACACATCGTTGAAGGAGTGTGCTGCGGCATGCAGCCGCAACTGCTCCTGCATGGCCTACGCTTACGCCAACCTGAGCAGCAGCATTGCCAGCGGAGACATGACAAGGTGCTTGGTGTGGGTGGGGGAGTTGGTTGACATCGGGAGGCTAGGCTCAAGCACCGCCAGCGACACGCTCTATCTGCGGCTTGCAGGCTTAGGTGCAGCATCTG GTAAAAGGACAAGGAGCAATGCCGTGAAAGTTGTGTTACCGGTTTTAGGAAGTATTGTTCTGATACTCGTGTGCATTTCCATTGCATGGTTGAAATTCGAAG GCAAGGACAACCAGGAAAAACACAAGAAGTTGCCATCTGATGGTTCAAGTGGTCTTGAATTTCCATTTgtaagatttgaggaaattgccCTTGCAACACACGAGTTCTCCGAAACATGTATGATTGGACTTGGAGGCTTTGGCAAAGTTTACAAG GGAACACTAGGTGGTCAAGAAGTTGCTATCAAAAGGCTAA ATGATTCAAGAAAACATTTGCTTGATTGGGGTACACGGTTAACCATAATTAAAGGTGTCGCAAAGGGGCTTCTCTATCTTCATGAAGATTCAAGACTGACCATAATTCACAGAGATCTCAAAGCCGGGAACGTTTTGCTAGATGCAGAGATGAAACCTAAAATAGCAGATTTTGGTATGGCGAGGATCTTCGGTGATAACCAGGAAAATGCAAACACCCAACGCGTTGTCGGAACATT TGGTTACATGGCCCCTGAGTATGCAATGCAAGGTATCATCTCTACCAAATCCGACATCTATAGTTTTGGCGTGTTACTACTGGAGATCGTAACTGGTATGAAGAGAAGCTCCACTAGTCATGCAAGGGGCTTTCCGAGCCTCATAATCTAT TCGTGGAATATGTGGAAAGATGGGAAGGCAGAGGAATTGGCTGACTCATCTATTATAGATACATGCCTACTAGATGAGGTGTTGCTTTGCATTCATGTAGCACTCTTGTGTGTCCAAGAAAACCCAAAAGACAGACCACACATGTCATCGGTTGTGTTCACCCTAGAGAATGGAAGCACTACACTCCCAATTCCCAGTCGGCCTGCATACTTTCTGGGACAGAGCACTGAATTGGAGCAACTCAGAAACAATATTCAGAATTCCGTGAATACTTTAACTCTTACTGGTATAGAGGGTCGATGA
- the LOC123408988 gene encoding trimethylguanosine synthase-like isoform X2, with the protein MAKASATPKVAARRRAKAVRPLPNRPHRFLRLVAAIRKLTRRRPHRRGLAAVSQSSPPPPPTSDERKCANRPPSPSPPPAEAEQARHEERTADAAAAAAEAVAGKYWAHRHSLFSLYDRGVRMDAEGWYSATPEAIAAAQAARAAPAGLVLDAFAGVGGNSIQFAARGCYVVSVEIDPRKVELARHNARIYGVEDRIEFVVGDFFHLAPYLKADLVFLSPPWGGPSYNQTPVYTLDMLKPKDGHAIFQAAQNIAPNIIMFLPRNVDIGQVEELSWLSSPPLDFESEESYVQHRFKGITAYFGDVAR; encoded by the exons ATGGCAAAGGCGAGTGCCACGCCGAAGGTAGCAGCTCGCCGGCGAGCCAAGGCCGTCAGGCCCCTGCCGAACAGGCCCCATCGCTTCCTCCGCTTGGTCGCCGCCATCCGAAAACTCACCCGCCGCCGCCCTCACCGCCGGGGCCTCGCCGCAGTCTCCcagtcctcgccgccgccgcccccgacctccgacgagcGGAAATGCGCGAACCGACCTCCAAGCCCTTCGCCGCCGCCAGCGGAGGCGGAGCAGGCGCGTCACGAGGAGCGCACCGcggatgccgccgccgccgcagccgagGCCGTCGCGGGCAAGTACTGGGCCCACCGGCACAGCCTCTTCTCGCTGTACGACCGCGGCGTGCGGATGGACGCCGAGGGCTGGTACTCCGCCACCCCGGAGGCCATCGCCGCCGCGCAGGCCGCCCGGGCCGCGCCCGCCGGCCTCGTCCTCGACGCCTTCGCCGGGGTCGGCGGCAACTCCATCCAGTTCGCCGCCAG GGGCTGCTACGTGGTTTCGGTGGAGATCGATCCCCGCAAGGTGGAGCTGGCGAGGCACAACGCCAGGATCTACGGCGTGGAGGACAGGATCGAGTTCGTCGTCGGGGATTTCTTCCACCTCGCGCCCTACTTGAAG GCAGATTTGGTGTTCCTTTCACCGCCATGGGGAGGGCCATCATACAATCAAACACCAGTGTACACCCTCGATATGCTGAAGCCAAAAGACGG GCATGCAATATTTCAAGCTGCTCAGAATATAGCTCCTAATATCATCATGTTCTTGCCACGGAATGTGGACATAGGCCAAGTGGAGGAACTTTCGTGGTTGTCTTCTCCTCCATTAGATTTTGAA agTGAAGAGAGCTACGTACAACACAGATTCAAAGGAATTACTGCTTACTTTGGGGATGTGGCACGATGA
- the LOC123408986 gene encoding receptor-like serine/threonine-protein kinase SD1-8 isoform X3: MDWSSLTCSAIVLIILFLPFGASDDRLVPGKPLTPGTTIVSDGGDFALGLFSSGSMQSNLYLGIWYNGIPELTMVWVANRETPLTNSTSSAPTLSLTSTSNLVLSDGDGSRVVWTTDVASSSSSSPEAVLLNTGNLVIQSPNGSRVWQSFDHPTDTFLPGMKMRIRYRTRAGERLVSWKEAGDPSPGSFSYGCDPATSIQMFLWDGSRPVYRSTPWTGFQVKSEGEHLITNTSAIVISLAFVNTDEESYTMFSVSEGAWHTRFVLTYSGKLQFQSWNSSSSAWVVFGQWPRHKCNHYGYCGLNGYCDETVSPIPTCKCLDGFKPTSTEEWDNNKFWKGCQRREALQCGDGFVPLSGMKPPDKFMLVGNTSLKECAAACSRNCSCMAYAYANLSSSIASGDMTRCLVWVGELVDIGRLGSSTASDTLYLRLAGLGAASGKRTRSNAVKVVLPVLGSIVLILVCISIAWLKFEGKDNQEKHKKLPSDGSSGLEFPFVRFEEIALATHEFSETCMIGLGGFGKVYKGTLGGQEVAIKRLSMDSQQGVNEFKNEVILISKLQHKNLVRLLGCCEKGDEKLLIYEYLPNKSLDATLFENICLIGVHG, translated from the exons ATGGATTGGTCATCTCTCACCTGTTCAGCAATCGTCCTGATCATTCTGTTCCTGCCGTTCGGTGCCTCTGACGACCGGCTTGTCCCTGGCAAGCCACTCACCCCCGGCACAACCATTGTCTCGGATGGCGGTGACTTCGCCTTGGGCCTCTTCTCATCTGGCTCGATGCAGTCCAACCTGTACCTCGGCATCTGGTACAACGGCATCCCCGAGCTCACCATGGTGTGGGTCGCCAACCGGGAAACCCCACTCACGAACAGCACTTCCTCCGCGCCGACGCTCTCCCTCACCAGCACATCCAATCTTGTTCTCTCTGATGGTGATGGCAGTCGTGTTGTTTGGACAACTGACGTGGCTTCCTCGAGCTCGTCTTCACCAGAGGCGGTGCTTCTGAATACTGGTAACCTCGTCATCCAGTCACCTAATGGCAGCAGGGTTTGGCAGAGTTTTGACCACCCGACCGACACGTTCCTACCTGGCATGAAGATGCGGATCAGGTACAGGACACGCGCCGGTGAGCGCCTGGTGTCCTGGAAAGAAGCCGGAGACCCTTCTCCTGGGAGCTTCTCCTACGGCTGCGATCCGGCCACGTCCATCCAGATGTTCCTCTGGGATGGGTCGCGCCCGGTGTACCGCAGCACCCCGTGGACCGGGTTCCAGGTGAAGAGCGAGGGCGAGCACCTGATAACCAACACCAGCGCCATCGTCATATCCCTGGCCTTCGTCAACACTGACGAGGAGAGCTACACGATGTTTAGTGTCTCTGAGGGTGCGTGGCACACCAGGTTCGTGCTGACCTACTCCGGCAAGCTCCAGTTCCAAAGCTGGAATAGTAGCTCTTCCGCATGGGTAGTCTTTGGGCAGTGGCCACGCCACAAATGCAACCACTACGGCTACTGCGGCCTGAATGGCTACTGTGACGAGACAGTGTCACCTATTCCGACATGCAAGTGCCTTGACGGTTTCAAGCCGACGAGCACTGAGGAGTGGGATAACAACAAGTTCTGGAAAGGGTGCCAACGGAGAGAGGCGCTGCAGTGTGGCGATGGTTTTGTGCCCTTGTCGGGGATGAAGCCACCGGATAAGTTCATGCTCGTCGGTAACACATCGTTGAAGGAGTGTGCTGCGGCATGCAGCCGCAACTGCTCCTGCATGGCCTACGCTTACGCCAACCTGAGCAGCAGCATTGCCAGCGGAGACATGACAAGGTGCTTGGTGTGGGTGGGGGAGTTGGTTGACATCGGGAGGCTAGGCTCAAGCACCGCCAGCGACACGCTCTATCTGCGGCTTGCAGGCTTAGGTGCAGCATCTG GTAAAAGGACAAGGAGCAATGCCGTGAAAGTTGTGTTACCGGTTTTAGGAAGTATTGTTCTGATACTCGTGTGCATTTCCATTGCATGGTTGAAATTCGAAG GCAAGGACAACCAGGAAAAACACAAGAAGTTGCCATCTGATGGTTCAAGTGGTCTTGAATTTCCATTTgtaagatttgaggaaattgccCTTGCAACACACGAGTTCTCCGAAACATGTATGATTGGACTTGGAGGCTTTGGCAAAGTTTACAAG GGAACACTAGGTGGTCAAGAAGTTGCTATCAAAAGGCTAAGTATGGATTCTCAACAAGGAGTaaatgaattcaaaaatgaagtaATTCTTATTTCCAAATTGCAACACAAAAATTTGGTTCGACTTCTTGGATGTTGTGAGAAGGGAGATGAAAAGTTATTGATCTATGAGTATTTGCCTAATAAAAGCTTAGATGCCACCCTTTTTG AAAACATTTGCTTGATTGGGGTACACGGTTAA
- the LOC123408988 gene encoding trimethylguanosine synthase-like isoform X1, which produces MAKASATPKVAARRRAKAVRPLPNRPHRFLRLVAAIRKLTRRRPHRRGLAAVSQSSPPPPPTSDERKCANRPPSPSPPPAEAEQARHEERTADAAAAAAEAVAGKYWAHRHSLFSLYDRGVRMDAEGWYSATPEAIAAAQAARAAPAGLVLDAFAGVGGNSIQFAARGCYVVSVEIDPRKVELARHNARIYGVEDRIEFVVGDFFHLAPYLKADLVFLSPPWGGPSYNQTPVYTLDMLKPKDGHAIFQAAQNIAPNIIMFLPRNVDIGQVEELSWLSSPPLDFEVYYSYSPLLNGSIFMAPSILQLLS; this is translated from the exons ATGGCAAAGGCGAGTGCCACGCCGAAGGTAGCAGCTCGCCGGCGAGCCAAGGCCGTCAGGCCCCTGCCGAACAGGCCCCATCGCTTCCTCCGCTTGGTCGCCGCCATCCGAAAACTCACCCGCCGCCGCCCTCACCGCCGGGGCCTCGCCGCAGTCTCCcagtcctcgccgccgccgcccccgacctccgacgagcGGAAATGCGCGAACCGACCTCCAAGCCCTTCGCCGCCGCCAGCGGAGGCGGAGCAGGCGCGTCACGAGGAGCGCACCGcggatgccgccgccgccgcagccgagGCCGTCGCGGGCAAGTACTGGGCCCACCGGCACAGCCTCTTCTCGCTGTACGACCGCGGCGTGCGGATGGACGCCGAGGGCTGGTACTCCGCCACCCCGGAGGCCATCGCCGCCGCGCAGGCCGCCCGGGCCGCGCCCGCCGGCCTCGTCCTCGACGCCTTCGCCGGGGTCGGCGGCAACTCCATCCAGTTCGCCGCCAG GGGCTGCTACGTGGTTTCGGTGGAGATCGATCCCCGCAAGGTGGAGCTGGCGAGGCACAACGCCAGGATCTACGGCGTGGAGGACAGGATCGAGTTCGTCGTCGGGGATTTCTTCCACCTCGCGCCCTACTTGAAG GCAGATTTGGTGTTCCTTTCACCGCCATGGGGAGGGCCATCATACAATCAAACACCAGTGTACACCCTCGATATGCTGAAGCCAAAAGACGG GCATGCAATATTTCAAGCTGCTCAGAATATAGCTCCTAATATCATCATGTTCTTGCCACGGAATGTGGACATAGGCCAAGTGGAGGAACTTTCGTGGTTGTCTTCTCCTCCATTAGATTTTGAAGTATACTACTCTTACTCCCCTCTTTTAAATGGTTCCATTTTCATGGCTCCGAGCATTTTACAACTGTTATCCTAG
- the LOC123408986 gene encoding receptor-like serine/threonine-protein kinase SD1-8 isoform X1 yields MDWSSLTCSAIVLIILFLPFGASDDRLVPGKPLTPGTTIVSDGGDFALGLFSSGSMQSNLYLGIWYNGIPELTMVWVANRETPLTNSTSSAPTLSLTSTSNLVLSDGDGSRVVWTTDVASSSSSSPEAVLLNTGNLVIQSPNGSRVWQSFDHPTDTFLPGMKMRIRYRTRAGERLVSWKEAGDPSPGSFSYGCDPATSIQMFLWDGSRPVYRSTPWTGFQVKSEGEHLITNTSAIVISLAFVNTDEESYTMFSVSEGAWHTRFVLTYSGKLQFQSWNSSSSAWVVFGQWPRHKCNHYGYCGLNGYCDETVSPIPTCKCLDGFKPTSTEEWDNNKFWKGCQRREALQCGDGFVPLSGMKPPDKFMLVGNTSLKECAAACSRNCSCMAYAYANLSSSIASGDMTRCLVWVGELVDIGRLGSSTASDTLYLRLAGLGAASGKRTRSNAVKVVLPVLGSIVLILVCISIAWLKFEGKDNQEKHKKLPSDGSSGLEFPFVRFEEIALATHEFSETCMIGLGGFGKVYKGTLGGQEVAIKRLSMDSQQGVNEFKNEVILISKLQHKNLVRLLGCCEKGDEKLLIYEYLPNKSLDATLFDDSRKHLLDWGTRLTIIKGVAKGLLYLHEDSRLTIIHRDLKAGNVLLDAEMKPKIADFGMARIFGDNQENANTQRVVGTFGYMAPEYAMQGIISTKSDIYSFGVLLLEIVTGMKRSSTSHARGFPSLIIYSWNMWKDGKAEELADSSIIDTCLLDEVLLCIHVALLCVQENPKDRPHMSSVVFTLENGSTTLPIPSRPAYFLGQSTELEQLRNNIQNSVNTLTLTGIEGR; encoded by the exons ATGGATTGGTCATCTCTCACCTGTTCAGCAATCGTCCTGATCATTCTGTTCCTGCCGTTCGGTGCCTCTGACGACCGGCTTGTCCCTGGCAAGCCACTCACCCCCGGCACAACCATTGTCTCGGATGGCGGTGACTTCGCCTTGGGCCTCTTCTCATCTGGCTCGATGCAGTCCAACCTGTACCTCGGCATCTGGTACAACGGCATCCCCGAGCTCACCATGGTGTGGGTCGCCAACCGGGAAACCCCACTCACGAACAGCACTTCCTCCGCGCCGACGCTCTCCCTCACCAGCACATCCAATCTTGTTCTCTCTGATGGTGATGGCAGTCGTGTTGTTTGGACAACTGACGTGGCTTCCTCGAGCTCGTCTTCACCAGAGGCGGTGCTTCTGAATACTGGTAACCTCGTCATCCAGTCACCTAATGGCAGCAGGGTTTGGCAGAGTTTTGACCACCCGACCGACACGTTCCTACCTGGCATGAAGATGCGGATCAGGTACAGGACACGCGCCGGTGAGCGCCTGGTGTCCTGGAAAGAAGCCGGAGACCCTTCTCCTGGGAGCTTCTCCTACGGCTGCGATCCGGCCACGTCCATCCAGATGTTCCTCTGGGATGGGTCGCGCCCGGTGTACCGCAGCACCCCGTGGACCGGGTTCCAGGTGAAGAGCGAGGGCGAGCACCTGATAACCAACACCAGCGCCATCGTCATATCCCTGGCCTTCGTCAACACTGACGAGGAGAGCTACACGATGTTTAGTGTCTCTGAGGGTGCGTGGCACACCAGGTTCGTGCTGACCTACTCCGGCAAGCTCCAGTTCCAAAGCTGGAATAGTAGCTCTTCCGCATGGGTAGTCTTTGGGCAGTGGCCACGCCACAAATGCAACCACTACGGCTACTGCGGCCTGAATGGCTACTGTGACGAGACAGTGTCACCTATTCCGACATGCAAGTGCCTTGACGGTTTCAAGCCGACGAGCACTGAGGAGTGGGATAACAACAAGTTCTGGAAAGGGTGCCAACGGAGAGAGGCGCTGCAGTGTGGCGATGGTTTTGTGCCCTTGTCGGGGATGAAGCCACCGGATAAGTTCATGCTCGTCGGTAACACATCGTTGAAGGAGTGTGCTGCGGCATGCAGCCGCAACTGCTCCTGCATGGCCTACGCTTACGCCAACCTGAGCAGCAGCATTGCCAGCGGAGACATGACAAGGTGCTTGGTGTGGGTGGGGGAGTTGGTTGACATCGGGAGGCTAGGCTCAAGCACCGCCAGCGACACGCTCTATCTGCGGCTTGCAGGCTTAGGTGCAGCATCTG GTAAAAGGACAAGGAGCAATGCCGTGAAAGTTGTGTTACCGGTTTTAGGAAGTATTGTTCTGATACTCGTGTGCATTTCCATTGCATGGTTGAAATTCGAAG GCAAGGACAACCAGGAAAAACACAAGAAGTTGCCATCTGATGGTTCAAGTGGTCTTGAATTTCCATTTgtaagatttgaggaaattgccCTTGCAACACACGAGTTCTCCGAAACATGTATGATTGGACTTGGAGGCTTTGGCAAAGTTTACAAG GGAACACTAGGTGGTCAAGAAGTTGCTATCAAAAGGCTAAGTATGGATTCTCAACAAGGAGTaaatgaattcaaaaatgaagtaATTCTTATTTCCAAATTGCAACACAAAAATTTGGTTCGACTTCTTGGATGTTGTGAGAAGGGAGATGAAAAGTTATTGATCTATGAGTATTTGCCTAATAAAAGCTTAGATGCCACCCTTTTTG ATGATTCAAGAAAACATTTGCTTGATTGGGGTACACGGTTAACCATAATTAAAGGTGTCGCAAAGGGGCTTCTCTATCTTCATGAAGATTCAAGACTGACCATAATTCACAGAGATCTCAAAGCCGGGAACGTTTTGCTAGATGCAGAGATGAAACCTAAAATAGCAGATTTTGGTATGGCGAGGATCTTCGGTGATAACCAGGAAAATGCAAACACCCAACGCGTTGTCGGAACATT TGGTTACATGGCCCCTGAGTATGCAATGCAAGGTATCATCTCTACCAAATCCGACATCTATAGTTTTGGCGTGTTACTACTGGAGATCGTAACTGGTATGAAGAGAAGCTCCACTAGTCATGCAAGGGGCTTTCCGAGCCTCATAATCTAT TCGTGGAATATGTGGAAAGATGGGAAGGCAGAGGAATTGGCTGACTCATCTATTATAGATACATGCCTACTAGATGAGGTGTTGCTTTGCATTCATGTAGCACTCTTGTGTGTCCAAGAAAACCCAAAAGACAGACCACACATGTCATCGGTTGTGTTCACCCTAGAGAATGGAAGCACTACACTCCCAATTCCCAGTCGGCCTGCATACTTTCTGGGACAGAGCACTGAATTGGAGCAACTCAGAAACAATATTCAGAATTCCGTGAATACTTTAACTCTTACTGGTATAGAGGGTCGATGA